In Providencia sneebia DSM 19967, one DNA window encodes the following:
- a CDS encoding AbrB family transcriptional regulator, which yields MIRLLKMGLGIAICALIGGSLTYLGIPLALMFGPILAIIIFHRFGIQFAIPKYTLTFVQLSLGTSVGLMFNQVSLQAENLFLLLVMLVICLAVQFSFSYFWFHRKVGWTKQEAMLGSVPGAMAAILALMDHTNTPPQKIVISHTIRLIILILLAGIVVGSSGDPQPMIELPSLTLEATAWLSIIVLVGLVLGLILQKLHVPAPFMLTSLASASLIQGWVNVPINFPIMITELSMVLIGMNIGNHFVVFPMTSLIKNIYSSAQVVIINIFLTLLITLFAAWITGYPMQVLLLAWAPGSMEAMTFAAITMNLDAGFVMSNHIIRMVIIQTIPSVVMFWQERREKRSH from the coding sequence ATGATAAGATTGTTGAAGATGGGATTAGGTATTGCTATTTGCGCCTTAATTGGTGGCTCCTTAACCTACTTAGGTATACCACTTGCACTAATGTTTGGTCCTATTCTTGCTATTATCATTTTCCATCGTTTTGGCATTCAATTCGCGATTCCTAAATATACACTCACATTTGTTCAGCTCTCTTTAGGGACATCTGTCGGATTAATGTTTAATCAGGTTTCACTGCAAGCAGAGAACCTTTTTTTATTGTTAGTGATGCTAGTTATCTGTCTAGCTGTCCAATTTTCATTTAGTTATTTTTGGTTTCATCGAAAAGTAGGTTGGACAAAGCAAGAAGCAATGCTTGGTTCTGTTCCCGGTGCAATGGCTGCCATATTGGCATTAATGGATCACACCAATACTCCGCCACAAAAAATTGTCATTTCGCATACTATTCGTTTGATTATCCTTATCTTATTAGCGGGAATAGTTGTTGGAAGTAGCGGTGATCCGCAACCTATGATTGAATTGCCTTCCTTAACATTAGAGGCAACAGCTTGGCTAAGTATTATTGTATTAGTGGGGCTAGTTTTAGGTCTGATCCTACAAAAACTGCATGTACCCGCACCCTTTATGCTGACATCTTTGGCATCAGCCTCTTTAATTCAAGGTTGGGTTAATGTACCGATAAACTTTCCGATTATGATAACGGAACTTAGTATGGTGCTAATAGGAATGAACATCGGTAACCATTTTGTTGTTTTTCCGATGACATCATTGATTAAAAATATCTATTCATCTGCACAAGTCGTTATCATCAATATCTTTCTGACGTTACTCATTACCCTTTTTGCGGCTTGGATTACGGGTTATCCTATGCAAGTTTTATTATTAGCTTGGGCGCCAGGCAGCATGGAAGCGATGACATTTGCCGCTATTACCATGAATTTAGATGCGGGATTTGTGATGTCGAACCATATTATTAGAATGGTTATTATCCAAACTATCCCATCGGTTGTGATGTTTTGGCAAGAAAGACGAGAAAAGCGTTCACACTAG
- a CDS encoding TetR/AcrR family transcriptional regulator, whose amino-acid sequence MTLINSSHEYTGTRKRTYNLLINTALMLFEKGDIPSVSELAIEAGVSRATAYRYFPTQSDLIAAIVNASLGPILTWKPSSEKTEERIDELLTFALPRMFEHEGALRAALQISLQQWAKGRASPQEQTEKRLERGNRKDILAMVTEPMKGEFPQELIDKVIKAFSVIYGSEIFVVLKDIWKQEDDEVIKMAKWMAKAVINQAIADKESQLK is encoded by the coding sequence ATGACATTAATTAATTCAAGTCATGAATATACAGGGACACGAAAGCGGACTTATAATTTGTTGATCAATACTGCATTAATGTTATTTGAAAAAGGGGATATCCCTTCTGTTTCTGAATTAGCCATCGAAGCTGGCGTCTCAAGAGCCACTGCTTATCGCTATTTCCCGACACAAAGTGACCTGATTGCTGCCATCGTTAACGCAAGTCTTGGACCTATTTTAACTTGGAAACCAAGCAGTGAAAAAACAGAAGAACGGATTGATGAATTACTGACTTTTGCTTTACCTCGCATGTTTGAGCATGAAGGCGCTCTTAGGGCAGCATTACAAATTTCCTTACAGCAATGGGCTAAAGGGCGAGCATCACCACAAGAACAGACAGAAAAACGTCTTGAGCGGGGAAATCGTAAGGATATTTTGGCGATGGTGACGGAGCCAATGAAAGGTGAGTTTCCGCAAGAATTGATTGATAAAGTGATCAAAGCCTTCTCTGTCATTTATGGTTCAGAAATATTTGTCGTCTTAAAAGATATTTGGAAACAAGAAGATGATGAAGTCATAAAAATGGCTAAATGGATGGCAAAAGCTGTTATTAACCAAGCTATTGCAGATAAAGAATCACAATTAAAATAG
- a CDS encoding Tm-1-like ATP-binding domain-containing protein gives MRQDPGYIYIATTLDTKSDELFYVSDLIKKAGLAVRTVDLTTRPTQLSKTADISAQAVAEYHPEGAKAVFCGDRGKAIEAMAQAFSLFLQAQTDVAAILGLGGSGGTALITPAMQSLPVGIPKLMVSTMASGDISGYIGASDISMMYSVTDVSGLNIISRKVLRNAANQIAGSVYFQQEDDDVIEVKPAIALTMFGVTTPCVQQLTKQLEPEYDCLVFHATGSGGKAMEKLIDSQLLHSVLDITTTEVCDYLFGGVLACDEDRFGAIARTKTPCILSCGALDMVNFGRPSSIPEQYQDRLFYHHNAQVTLMRTTKEENAQMGRWIADKLNRCEGKMSFIIPTAGFSALDIEGAPFWDPQADQAFINALTENLITTENRKLILSAYHINSPEFCEQVIQLHQELLNSK, from the coding sequence ATGAGACAAGATCCGGGATATATCTACATTGCAACAACATTAGATACGAAAAGTGATGAACTATTCTATGTAAGCGACCTCATTAAAAAAGCAGGATTAGCAGTACGTACTGTTGATCTAACGACTCGCCCAACCCAGCTTAGCAAAACCGCGGATATTAGTGCGCAAGCTGTTGCTGAATATCATCCAGAAGGTGCTAAAGCTGTTTTTTGTGGTGATAGAGGAAAAGCCATTGAAGCAATGGCTCAAGCGTTTAGTCTTTTCCTACAAGCACAAACCGATGTTGCCGCTATTCTAGGTTTAGGTGGCTCAGGTGGAACGGCACTTATCACACCAGCAATGCAATCTTTACCTGTAGGGATCCCAAAGTTGATGGTTTCCACAATGGCTTCAGGCGATATCTCAGGTTATATCGGGGCAAGCGACATCTCAATGATGTATTCAGTCACTGATGTTTCTGGGCTTAATATTATTTCTCGTAAAGTACTCAGAAACGCAGCAAATCAAATTGCAGGTTCAGTCTATTTTCAACAAGAAGATGATGATGTTATTGAAGTAAAGCCCGCAATTGCATTGACCATGTTTGGCGTGACAACACCTTGTGTTCAACAACTGACTAAACAACTTGAACCTGAATATGACTGCTTAGTTTTCCATGCCACAGGTAGTGGCGGCAAAGCGATGGAAAAATTAATTGATAGCCAACTTTTACATTCCGTCTTAGATATTACGACAACTGAAGTCTGTGACTACCTTTTTGGCGGTGTCCTCGCTTGTGATGAAGATCGTTTTGGTGCAATAGCCCGAACTAAAACTCCTTGTATCTTGTCATGTGGCGCTCTTGATATGGTCAATTTTGGTCGGCCATCAAGTATTCCAGAACAATACCAAGACCGCTTGTTCTATCACCACAATGCTCAAGTGACTTTAATGCGGACGACAAAAGAAGAAAATGCGCAAATGGGGCGTTGGATAGCGGATAAGCTTAATCGTTGTGAAGGTAAAATGAGTTTTATTATTCCAACTGCTGGCTTTTCAGCATTAGATATTGAAGGCGCACCATTTTGGGATCCTCAAGCAGACCAAGCTTTTATCAATGCATTAACCGAAAATCTTATAACAACAGAAAACCGCAAACTTATTTTGAGCGCTTATCATATTAACTCACCTGAGTTTTGCGAACAGGTTATTCAATTACACCAGGAACTTTTGAACAGCAAATAA
- a CDS encoding phosphoenolpyruvate hydrolase family protein, which yields MKHNRENLLKNFRDMIARGEPIIGGGAGTGLSAKCEEAGGIDLIVIYNSGRYRMAGRGSLAGLLAYGNANEIVMDMAKEVLPVVKHTPVLAGVNGTDPFCQFDQFLDEIKSIGFAGVQNFPTVGLIDGNFRANLEETGMGYALEVDMIRLAHEKGLLTTPYVFSREDAIAMAEAGADIIVPHMGLTTGGNIGAETALTLKDCVPLINDWAKAAKSVRDDVIVLCHGGPIATPEDAEFILANCPDCHGFYGASSMERLPTEVALTATTAKFKSITR from the coding sequence ATGAAACATAATCGCGAAAATCTACTTAAAAACTTTAGAGATATGATTGCACGCGGCGAACCAATTATTGGCGGCGGTGCAGGTACAGGGCTATCAGCAAAATGTGAAGAAGCGGGAGGAATAGACCTTATTGTTATTTATAATTCAGGTCGTTATCGTATGGCGGGTCGCGGCTCGCTTGCAGGCCTCTTAGCTTATGGCAATGCAAATGAAATCGTGATGGATATGGCGAAAGAAGTACTACCCGTTGTTAAACACACCCCTGTTCTCGCTGGCGTAAATGGCACTGACCCATTCTGCCAATTTGATCAATTTCTTGATGAAATTAAATCAATCGGATTTGCTGGTGTACAAAATTTCCCAACAGTTGGCTTAATTGACGGTAACTTTAGAGCTAATTTAGAAGAAACTGGCATGGGTTACGCACTGGAAGTCGACATGATCCGTTTAGCTCATGAAAAAGGCCTATTAACCACGCCTTATGTATTCAGCCGTGAAGATGCTATTGCAATGGCTGAAGCAGGTGCCGATATCATTGTGCCACATATGGGATTAACAACAGGCGGGAATATTGGCGCTGAAACGGCATTAACATTAAAAGATTGCGTTCCGTTAATTAATGATTGGGCAAAAGCCGCTAAGTCAGTCCGTGATGATGTAATTGTCTTATGTCATGGTGGCCCAATCGCAACACCTGAAGATGCTGAATTTATTTTAGCAAACTGCCCTGATTGTCATGGCTTCTATGGCGCAAGTTCCATGGAGCGATTACCAACTGAAGTGGCTTTAACTGCAACAACTGCTAAATTTAAATCAATTACTCGTTAA
- a CDS encoding diaminopimelate dehydrogenase, protein MTKIKVAIVGYGNIGRYALEAVQAAEDFELVGVVRRNIQDIPAELAGYSVVDQIEKLGKVDVALLCSPTRAIGELAENILSLGINTVDSFDVHSDIVALKNRLDKVAKAHDSVAIVSAGWDPGSDSIMRTLMLAMAPKGVTYTNFGPGMSMGHSVAAKAVEGVRDALSVTIPLGTGVHRRMVYVELEKQADFAEVSRVIKADKYFSSDETHIRQVDSIDALKDVGHGVHMTHKGVSGATHNQLFEYSMRINNPALTSQFMVSAARATMKQAAGAFTVIEIPPVHFLQGDLDKLIAKLV, encoded by the coding sequence ATGACAAAGATTAAAGTCGCAATAGTCGGCTACGGAAATATTGGCCGCTATGCTCTTGAAGCTGTGCAAGCCGCAGAAGATTTTGAGTTAGTTGGTGTTGTTCGTCGTAATATCCAAGATATTCCAGCTGAGCTGGCGGGTTATTCCGTTGTTGATCAGATTGAAAAACTAGGAAAAGTCGATGTCGCATTGCTATGTTCACCCACTCGCGCCATTGGAGAATTAGCTGAAAATATTTTAAGCCTTGGCATTAACACAGTGGATAGTTTTGATGTTCATTCTGATATTGTAGCGCTTAAAAATCGATTAGATAAAGTGGCAAAAGCACATGATAGCGTTGCAATTGTCTCGGCCGGTTGGGATCCAGGCTCTGATTCCATTATGAGAACGTTGATGTTGGCAATGGCACCAAAAGGGGTGACATACACTAACTTTGGGCCCGGTATGAGCATGGGGCACAGTGTTGCGGCTAAAGCTGTTGAAGGCGTCAGAGATGCTTTATCAGTCACTATTCCATTAGGTACCGGCGTTCATCGCCGTATGGTGTATGTTGAATTAGAAAAACAGGCTGATTTTGCTGAGGTTTCACGCGTTATCAAAGCAGATAAGTATTTTTCTTCAGATGAAACACATATTCGCCAAGTTGATAGTATTGATGCGCTGAAAGATGTAGGTCATGGTGTACACATGACACATAAAGGTGTTTCTGGTGCCACACATAATCAACTCTTTGAATATTCAATGCGTATTAATAATCCTGCATTGACTTCACAATTTATGGTATCAGCTGCACGCGCCACAATGAAGCAGGCCGCGGGGGCTTTCACGGTAATTGAAATCCCACCCGTGCATTTTTTACAAGGTGACCTCGATAAATTGATTGCTAAATTAGTTTAA
- a CDS encoding MATE family efflux transporter, with protein sequence MPQSNVTERSLFSLSWPIFIDIFLHLATLLINTYMVSHVSTAYLAAMGVGNQVFDLFITIFSFISVGCSVVIAQYIGAGRREKANQAIHISIAFNFLLGFSSALITLFLGYKILSVMNTPSHLMEDGYAYLHILGICLIPEAISIILAACLRVYGKTQPAMWVTFIANIITVIGNMIVLYGFFGLPQYGLEGVAWSTVVGRVVAVILLSCLLFYGLRIKFVPLMLVRWSRNMLSKILHIGLPSAGENLVWILHFMTASAFIGLMGETALAAQTLYFQLSLFIMLFGISISIGNEIMVGHLVGAKRFEDAYRRGIKSLKMGFYFTIVIVFFFWLFRNPIIDNLTEDQGIIHLLLPLFLLSVFLEPGRTLNIVMVNALRASGDARFPLCTAIIFMWGVAIPLGYFLGIKMEMGLLGIWIGFFADEWLRGLTNAWRWRSRKWQSKRLDLES encoded by the coding sequence ATGCCCCAATCCAATGTCACTGAGAGATCACTTTTCTCGCTCAGTTGGCCAATATTTATTGATATTTTTCTTCATTTGGCCACCTTACTGATTAACACCTACATGGTCAGCCATGTTTCAACTGCTTATCTCGCAGCAATGGGCGTGGGTAATCAGGTTTTTGACCTATTTATTACCATATTTAGTTTTATAAGTGTGGGTTGTAGTGTTGTTATCGCTCAATATATTGGTGCTGGCCGCCGCGAAAAAGCGAATCAGGCGATCCATATATCGATTGCCTTTAACTTTTTACTTGGTTTTTCCAGTGCCCTGATTACCCTATTTTTGGGTTACAAAATCCTTAGCGTTATGAATACACCATCTCATCTCATGGAAGATGGTTATGCATATTTACACATCTTAGGGATTTGTTTAATTCCAGAAGCGATTTCAATCATTCTCGCAGCCTGCTTGCGCGTTTATGGCAAAACCCAACCAGCAATGTGGGTCACCTTTATTGCCAATATTATTACTGTTATCGGTAATATGATTGTTTTATACGGCTTTTTTGGTTTACCTCAATATGGATTGGAAGGCGTTGCATGGTCAACAGTGGTTGGCCGTGTTGTTGCCGTTATCTTACTTTCTTGCTTACTATTTTATGGTTTAAGAATTAAATTTGTTCCACTTATGCTCGTTCGCTGGTCACGAAATATGCTCAGTAAAATTTTGCATATAGGATTACCTTCTGCGGGTGAAAACTTAGTGTGGATCTTACATTTTATGACCGCATCAGCCTTTATTGGTTTGATGGGGGAAACCGCACTTGCCGCACAAACACTTTATTTCCAACTATCACTGTTCATTATGCTATTTGGCATTTCTATCAGTATCGGAAATGAAATAATGGTGGGTCATCTCGTTGGTGCAAAACGCTTTGAAGATGCTTATCGACGCGGCATAAAAAGTCTCAAAATGGGCTTTTATTTCACGATTGTTATTGTCTTTTTCTTCTGGTTATTCCGTAATCCAATTATTGATAACTTAACGGAAGATCAAGGTATTATTCATTTATTACTGCCCTTGTTCCTACTTTCTGTTTTCTTAGAGCCCGGACGTACATTGAATATTGTGATGGTCAATGCGCTTAGAGCTTCAGGTGATGCACGTTTTCCTCTTTGTACCGCAATTATCTTTATGTGGGGTGTTGCTATCCCATTAGGTTATTTCTTGGGTATCAAAATGGAAATGGGCTTATTGGGAATTTGGATTGGCTTTTTTGCAGATGAATGGCTACGAGGCCTAACAAATGCTTGGCGCTGGCGTTCACGTAAATGGCAATCAAAAAGGCTTGATCTCGAAAGTTAG
- a CDS encoding serine dehydratase subunit alpha family protein translates to MPVQVQPLLWQYFINAVKQEVKPALGCTEPISLALAAAKAASCLKGEIIRVTAYVSPNLMKNGMGVTVPGTGMVGLPIAAALGAIGDDADAGLEVLKSASYAEIEHSKQMLAKGLVTVDIKQPCDEVIYSEASVYTSQGYATVIIAGTHTHIVKIICNGNVIFDDSQKTSHNQSTTDCAVDVELPPVTAKAVYQFATQAPLEDIRFILESAQLNDALSQEGLRNVYGLHIGKTLQTQRDRGLLSKDLLSEIMIRTSAASDARMGGAILPAMSNSGSGNQGIAATMPVVVTADYLQASEEQLARALMLSHLMAIYIHNQLPALSALCAATTAAMGAAAGIAWLLDARYDVVSMAICSMIGDVSGMICDGASNSCAMKVSTSASAAYKAVLMALDNSCVRGSDGIVSDDVDQSIANLCALATGSMRHTDVQIIEIMAAKAR, encoded by the coding sequence ATGCCAGTTCAAGTCCAGCCTCTTCTTTGGCAATATTTTATTAATGCCGTAAAGCAGGAAGTCAAACCTGCTTTAGGATGCACTGAACCCATTTCTTTAGCATTAGCTGCTGCTAAAGCCGCATCTTGCTTAAAAGGTGAGATTATTCGTGTTACTGCTTATGTATCCCCAAATTTAATGAAAAACGGCATGGGTGTTACTGTGCCGGGAACGGGAATGGTTGGCTTACCAATAGCGGCTGCATTAGGTGCTATTGGCGATGATGCAGATGCAGGTCTTGAAGTATTAAAGTCGGCTTCTTATGCTGAAATTGAGCACAGCAAACAAATGTTAGCAAAAGGCTTAGTCACTGTTGATATTAAGCAACCTTGTGATGAGGTCATCTATTCTGAAGCTTCAGTTTATACATCGCAAGGTTATGCGACTGTCATCATTGCAGGCACGCATACCCATATTGTCAAAATTATCTGTAACGGCAATGTTATTTTTGATGACTCACAAAAAACATCCCATAATCAATCTACAACAGATTGTGCGGTTGATGTTGAGTTACCTCCTGTGACAGCAAAAGCCGTTTACCAATTTGCGACACAAGCGCCACTGGAAGATATCCGTTTTATTTTAGAGTCTGCTCAATTAAATGATGCATTATCTCAAGAAGGGCTGCGTAATGTATATGGGCTACATATTGGTAAAACATTACAAACCCAACGTGATCGCGGCTTACTCTCAAAAGATCTATTATCAGAAATTATGATCAGAACTTCTGCGGCTTCGGATGCGCGCATGGGCGGTGCTATTTTGCCTGCAATGAGTAACTCTGGCTCAGGAAACCAAGGTATCGCTGCAACAATGCCTGTGGTGGTAACAGCGGATTACTTACAAGCCTCAGAAGAGCAGCTTGCACGCGCTTTAATGTTATCTCATTTAATGGCTATTTATATTCACAATCAGCTACCAGCGCTTTCTGCTTTATGTGCGGCAACAACTGCGGCAATGGGCGCAGCAGCGGGTATCGCATGGTTACTTGATGCGCGTTATGACGTTGTTTCAATGGCAATTTGCAGCATGATTGGCGATGTTAGCGGCATGATCTGTGATGGTGCATCAAATAGTTGTGCAATGAAAGTATCGACTAGTGCAAGTGCAGCTTATAAAGCCGTTCTTATGGCACTTGATAATAGTTGTGTTAGAGGCTCTGACGGCATTGTTTCTGATGATGTTGACCAATCAATAGCGAATTTATGCGCTTTAGCGACAGGTTCTATGCGCCACACCGATGTACAAATTATTGAAATAATGGCCGCCAAGGCGCGATAA